The window TGAAGTCCTTCTTTGAAAAGTATCAGACAACTTAGATTGCCTGTTTCAGATTCTTTCAGCTTGTTGTTTTGGTCATTCTACATCTTGAACCTGATGGAACTGGTGGTGGCTAAAGAACCAATCCCCTCCTTCAGGATTTGGTGGAgacataaaaacagttaaaagaggagtgaatattacatttttccatgttcgccacaaacacaaaaagagaaTGATAATGCTGCTCCATTTCTTTCTGGGTGTGTCATACTGGAAATGTTTGCTTCAATGTTTGACATACCAAATTAACTGTTTAGCAAACATGCACATGGTCAGAGTACAGAGGCACTTATTTGATGACAGAGCATTTGTTTGAACCCGTCATCTGTGTATGTGTACTGTATACCATCAGTATCGTCAGGTAAAaacataatatactgtatatcatcatTATCTGCGCCCGATCAGCTACATCCTCCCGGATGCCAGTCAGCAGAGCGGTCAGAAGACACGGATGGTGAAGCGCTCCGTCAGCCCTGCCTTCAACCACACTATGGTTTACGATGGCTTCCACAGCAGCGACCTGAGGGAGGCCTGCGCCGAGCTGACCGTCTGGCATCGTGAAgggttaaaaacacacatcctAGGAGGGATTCGTCTGAGCTGTGGAACCGGTGCGTGTCTCAGTCCTCACCGCAGTCACTTTCCAAGTTTCCACCCTGTCATTTATTCTCTCAGCCCTACTATAGTAGctaaaaatgcaaacaacacaaaagatcctctgattggctggtccaTTCAGGCCTCCTATACAAACACGGAATCAGGTACAACAAGATCTTATGTTTTTCAAATGTAGAGACATGTGGATTACACCAGTCTCTGTCTAACTTTTCATACATTTCACAGAGTATGAAAACATTACAGATATCAAGACCTATGCTGTCATCATCAAATATGGATATTTGGTTTAAAAGAGGGAAGATGAGTCATTTAAGGTACTCATCGTGATGAACTAAAGAAGCAGAACAAATTCCTACCTTGTACTCTAAACTGCAGCCTGTATGTCGATTTCAGCTTCAGAGGATGTGACATTAAAGACTCGTTAGTTATTTTCATGGTCAGGTCAGTTTTGTAGACGTGCCATAAAACCAGTTTTATCCTTCTTATATAATTGTGTTTTGGTGAGGTATGATGACAGTGCGTTTTGTCTTGTCACCATTTCAGGCATTTCAGATGGTCCTGCTATCGGACCGAGTTAATGTGTGGGTCAGCAGAGAGCCTCTTGTAGTTCACTGTTAAATATCTCACATTGTGTTGGAGGCTGTTGAAATTCAACACAAAAATGGCAGCAAGGACCAAAGCTGGTATCACATTATACAATCTGAAATGTTGTAAACTTGTATTATTGAGAGAGTAGGGCTGCTCTCTGTAGTCTCTAGAATTTCTTTGTTGTCACTACATTCAGCTTGGGGACTGATTACTCACTTTGAGTATGAGGAATCATGTAGGATTTTAGGCTGTTTGTAGAATCATTTATTTCTCCAGGTATGTTTACACTGAAAGCTGTAGAAGAAACTTGATTTCCTTTCCCAGCAGCAATGTGTCTTGCAAAATTTACACAAAGGAACACGGATTAACACTGTGTGCATATGAGCAGACCGTGATCATTTGTCGGAATTGTCTTCATGGCTTCATTTAGATGTATGGTTAGGTAATACCTTCAATATAAATACTGCATacgtatttttttgttgttgtttgcaggTCAGAGTTACGGCGAGGACGTCAGCTGGATGGACTCCACAGAGGAAGAAGTTGAGGTGTGGACCTCAGTGATCAAAGAGCCAAACCGCTGGATCGACGCAACGCTACCAGTTAGAACTAACCTCACACGTCGGGACCAGTGACACGCTTCGTGCACAGAGATGCATTCCTGTGCATTCATATCATTGTTGGAGTTGGAGAGCACTCAGCAAAGTTAAAGGCATAATATGCAGAACGTAAAACAGTGATAGAACATACTCTCAGAAAGCCCACAGACATCACTAAGGGATTCTGGACATCACCAGATTAGTGGTGTGTTTCCCATCAGCCAATGTGCTTTGGAACGTGACctccataaaacacatgatcaAACAACCTCCTCATGTGTAAAATGGGCCATACAGGCTATATGCATGACATCACattttacatcatcatcatcacatcattttTGTCAGCCTTCTCATTGCAGTCAAAACCAACATTCTTCAACTTCATTAAGTTGCCAACAGTTCCTAGCATCACGTCTATATTCTCACTTAAGAGCCGCAAACATCAACGCTGCTGTGTGTGAACGTGTCTCCATATTATAGCAACAAAACATCTGTGCAAACCGGTCACATGCAGTTAGGATATTCATTGGAGTTCTCGTCAATTTAATTTCACCATCAAATCTAGCCAGCAAACCCAACATcaaagattttgattttgatttttgtatgTTCCTTGCTTTACACCTGGCTTGACCTCTGTTGAGTCTCCAACTAGCTGTAACTCTGAATCTTGGGATTTCAAACACCAACTACAGCATATATTGCCTTTAATTTGTCACGAtgatacacatatacatacttgtttatttctgtttctcattcatactgacacacaaacacacatagggGAGGCAGTAGTGGTGCAATATTGTGAAATAAtggtataaataaaaataaggtaCAATTTTTAGTTTTGAAACCAAATCGATCTATATTTCAAAGGTTTTACTTGAACGTTTCAGATCAATCCGCATCTCGTTTGACAGATTTGAATTTGTAATCTCTTGTACTTTATTAAGTTAATATCAATCCAGCACTGATTAAATCCTTTGTTTGTCTTAAGTGGTTTAACTGaaactatactgtatatcatgggATTGTTTCATAAAAACTCTCAAACTCTTTGGAATAggccagaaataaaaaataaaaataagctcGTTATTTTGTGTTCTAACTCCTTATGATTATCTCTTTTAATGTAACGCCAGTCGTAACTTGACACCAGAGTAATACCTGTAATTATAATTACTGGAATAATTGTGAGTAAATACTAAAATGCTGCGCTCTGTGGGGGAAGGGAAGCAGAGGTGGCGCAAACTCAGAATCTTGACATTTatcaaattgttttcttttcagcatTTGTGCAACATTAACATTAAGGGAGGCTGAATTCACGGCAAGACTCACTTCCTGCTTTTAGAAAGGTTTATTTTAAGCTACCAAACGGGGTTTGTTGCGTGACGTCATCAGTATTCGACAGATAAGGACAGTTCTGCCTGGACGGCTCTAGCCGACAACCTTAGCATCGTTAGCTTCTCTCCTAGACTACGCGTTGAAAGCCCCACAACAAttcaataaatgtaaaaaaaaaaatggaggtgGGAAATTAACttaaacaaattcaaattaaacaaaCGAAAACACACATCTTCATTGCCTTTTAAAATTGTGTTAGTTATTTCACAAAGATCTGCAAGCCTTTAAACTAGGCTACGTGGGTGCCATGGCAACCAAGTATAAACAAAACTCCCGGAGGACTCTTGGGCCTAGCGGCTCAGCGAACAACAAATATGTCGGAAATATCTGCTATGAGCAGAAAACTGATTCAAACTGTGGCGGAAACAATCTCAAAACAAGTGGAGCACTGTGAGTATTCAGTTCAACCCAACATACTATATTATAGGTTACGCTAGAAAATGTCAGACAGCTAATACTGTGCTGCTATTTTATTGACTCCAGTCAGTAAAACAGAGATTGAGTGTCTAATCCGAGAATATAAAATCCTGCTGGGAGAGCCTACGGTCCCCGGGAGGGCAGTAAACGGCCTGGACAGAGGGAAGTTCAGGAGCATGCTGCATAACATGTTTGGAATGACCGACGATATGATCATGGATGGAGGTACTGTTCATTGACATTCTAAATACTTGACTAATTTGTTTCATTACTACTAGATTTATTATGTTCCAATTTTTGGTAACCTGTAGAGTCTCTTAATGGTTCAATTTGTGTTAGTCTTCAGGACATTTGACAAAGACAACGACAGCTTTGTCagtatgaatgaatggattgaaGGACTGTCTGTCTTCCTTCGAGGGACCTTAGAtgaaaaaatcaaatgtaagCACCTATCCTTCACAGAAAACCTTTAGCCTGGCTAATACTTGTACCTCTTTTTAACACTCCCCTCTCTTGAACGGCTCAGACTGTTTTCATGTTTACGACCTGAACGGTGACAACTACATCTCCAGAGAGGAGATGTTTCACATGCTGAAGAACAGCCTTGTCAGACAGCCCACAGAGGAGGACCCGGACGAAGGAATAAGAGACCTGGTGGAGATCACGCTGAAGAAGATGGTGAGGGCACTAGTGGTGCTGACAGATTCCCGCAAACATCTACACCTTCATGCTTTCCATACCACCTCCCCCTcaaacacattttagtttttcgAAAGCACatcattttgaatttatttcatctttcatttttctaGGACCATGACCACGATGGCAGACTTTCTTTTGCTGACTTTGAAAaagcagtgagagaggagaatCTATTACTTGAGGCTTTTGGGACCTGCCTTCCTGACTCCATGGTAATTATGAATTTAGTTTCTTGACAAGTTGCAATAACTTCCATTTCTTGATTAATCTGTTAGTCTAACATactgttatttctgttttcagagTATTGAGACATTTGAACAGCATGTATTTCAGGTGGATATACTGTAAAAATCTTATTCATCTGGATTGCCACCTATATTTCAAaatctgtaaataaaaacaagcaaCTAAAAACAACggagagttttttttaaacatattggTAAAAATAGCAGTACAATAGCAGTATCGTCTCTTGGTTGATCAAATGCGACGACGTGGCTTCAACTTTTTCTCCACTGGTTTGAGATCAGGACGCGATTCCACCTGAGAAACATGGCAGAACTGATTTTATTGACATTACTAAATATCATAAATCATTAAGACTATGCTTGAGATTTTGTTTTACTCTATCAAAAGATCAGATTTAAGGCTACCTGCTTCATTGTGTTCCTGATCAGGCTCACAGTTGTGTTCAATGACTCATCCTCCATGTCCACCTTAGATGGTTCTGGTAGCTTTGGCCCAATAAACGGTTCACTGTTTCTTGTCACATCCGTCAGTGAGCAGTCTACAGCCTCCTCCatcttgtgtttcctgttctCCATGTGTGTATTCCGTGGAACAAATCTGACTGTGGAGGACTGATTTGATGTCCGTTTGTGTTCTGCCCCTGTGTCAGCAGAGGTTTGACTGGAGCTTGAACCAGGCACTGGCTGTTGCTCCTTTGTGTTAGTTATAGCATTGTGTAATGTGCCCATTTTATCCTCCGTTGGTGGAGTTCCGTgtggatttttatttccataataATTCAATTCCCTTGGAGGTTGAGGCAGTAGAGGAAAGCTTGAATAATGGCTAATGTGTGGAGCCTCTCCCGTTGCATCATGCTGAGAGGTTTTAGTACTGGTTATGGCAGTCTCTGATGTGATGTTTGCTTCTGATGATGTGGACTCCTTGTTAACAGCTTCCTCCTGTTGCTTTTCTCTTGctttataacagaaaaaaaaacaatctcaaCAAAGTGTTCCTGATCAGGGTCAATTGCTATTCCAACGACTAAACTACAGATTCAATTACTGGtacattaaatttaaagatCAGACAATAGATTAAAGCCCATattgcactggcatcgtgctcagagtgtcccccacctctcgccAGCAAGTCAACTGGGTTAGGCTCCAACAACCCCCGCAACCCGCCTTGAGCAGAACAAGCAGTAAAcaatgaatgtgaatgaatgaataaacaataaCTAAACATCTACTACAACTGCATATGAAAAATGTAAGAGCTTGTGTTGTCTCCAatgtctgatttttatttgttcacaaCATATTAGGATGTAATTCTGTGTAGGGTAAATCTTAGGCCAACTATCCACAATGTTGTACTGCTATGTGCAAGTCAATCCGACCTGGATCTGATGGGTTGAAATGCATCTTTTGAGAGTGGCgaaatgtttcaggtttttaGAACAGTGATGTTCATAGTTCCCTGAGTACTTTCCAGTTTATATTATAAACGTACCTATATTCTGGACAGCCCTGATCACATATCTCCGCCTGTCCTGCAGCTTCATCTTGATGTCTCCTACACTCTCATACTCTGGTACGTAGCAAACGTGCAGCACACCACCGAAGAAACTCTTCTCATCCATGTGTCGCTTGGCTGCCCTAAAATGACAACATTCAAGCACAATTGTTCAGTAATTCTGTTTAAGAGCGGCTGGAATGTAAAGGACACCGTGAGTTTCATCCTGCACCTGGCACTGGTGAGCTTCTGAAACTTAACCAGGTAAACTTCCGTGAACTCCTCAGAGGGATACTCGTCCAAGGGTCTGTACTCCTCCACGGCTCCATAAAGGGCACACAGTTGGATCAGTTCCTCCATCACTCCAATAGCTGGGACCCCTTGGATCATTAGGTATCGAGACTCTAAGTTGATGGTGTACACCTAATGGAACCGGACACGTATGATGACAACTGCTCTAAAAcgtaataataacaatttatTTCTATAGTCAAgggtacatttatttttatcacacaGTGATAACTCCTCGAGTTGAGAGTTACGCTGTCTCCTAGCTTAGGTTATGTTTTAACCTGACCGATACTTCGTGTCTTCTTACCTTAACAGCTTTCGCTTTCCTTCCATCTCTATATTTTGGTCGAGAAATGCATACTTTCTTCTGTTCGTGGTGTTTATAAACCTCTGGGACAACCCAACAACCCGAAGCCTTCCTGTCTGGTGCCGCCATCTTTGAGGAAGTAATTTTCCAAGTCTCaagtttcaaaataagagctttACCCTGTCTAGAATACTAATTTCCCCTTCATGACCGCTTACtgatattttattatgaaaacTATCCTGGCTCGGTACCTGCTGCTCTAGTCTAGCTGGGTGCACACAGAATACATCGATTGACGACGACGCGGTAACACTTTCGCAGACACCTATTGGGTTTATATATGTTGTCAAGGCTATGTTTACACTATGTTTAGTAACCAGGGTATTCAACCTGTAACTGTTGTTTTTAATAACTCgaaaaactgttttcttcaCCTTACCTCGAAGTTAACGTCCCATCTTTGCCTGACCGAGGTACAGTAAGTTAGCCGTGTTAGCTATATTGCTGTCAGTGCTGTAGTTTTTGGAAGTCCAATTTTATTAGACTTTTAGAATAACACAGTTTCGTCAAAAGTTACTTTGCATTGTTTTTTCATCGATTGCAAAATACTTATGGTTCAGTCCATGACCACGTGCTCAGAAAAGAGTTGAATAATATCAGCAGTAGCCATTCATTCTCATAACATACCAGGTAACAGCAGGTGTAATCAGAAAGAAATATAGCAACACATTATTCTCTTAAAAATTGTTTCTCCTGTGTGCTTGGCCAGTTTGTGCAGAGAAGTATTGTCTCAATACTTTTGTGCGACGTCTGAAGTCAGTAATCAAAATAGATTTTCTGGTGCAAGTTGGGCTAACTAACATTGTTAGACCATAGTGTTCTCACATGAAGATGTTACATGCAAATAAAATCAGGTCTTTACAAGTTTAATGAGAAGAATTTGTCAGGTGGATAAAGAATAATATTGCTACAATAAAACTCAATATTCCTGTCTTAAGAACCAGGCTTTGGAGCTGTCCTGGGGCCATGGATCTCCAGTTTTCCTCAGTTGGACTCTCAGCAGAACCTCCTCCAATCAAGAGAGTCATAAAGTGGAGCTGTGTCGGCAACTTGGAGAAAAGCTAGGCCTTCAAGATGGAGAGCAGGTTTGTCTCCATAGAAAACAAATTGCCCTAGCCTCTGTGTCATACCAAATGCTCCTTAGCGATAGATAGTTGAAGTCCTTTGACAGTTTAAActttgaactgttgacttaCAGTTGTGTGGTTTCTCACAGGGTTTTCTGAGACCGTGTCACCAGATCTCATCAGTTCATCAAGTGTTTGTGGAGCCTCTGACATGTGATGACTGGGAAATCTTGGTGGGTGATCATTATGACTGGAATATTATACTCAAATAAAAGTGTTGTAACTTGATCAAGTCATGTAAAAGCAGAAGTGATGTGTAAACACTGCAACAGGTACACACATCACTTTTGAGCTGCAAAGTAAAGAGTCCACCATTCACTGAGAATACGCTCGGGATAACTTTGTGACCCATGATTACAGTAAACAATAATTCATTACCTGTGTTCTGTGACTGATCTCAGGAGCTCCACAGTGCTGCACTGGAGCAGCGGCTGTTGGATCAGATCCGAGTGGTTTTCCAAAACGCTGTGTTCCCTGTGTGGGTGGAGAGCCACATAGTCATCTACATCCAAATAGGTTAGACTTCATACAAcagttgttgtttgtctgtagCCAACGGTCTGTTAAAACTATGCTGTCTTTCTTAGAAACAGTGAAACACGTGGGGAAAAGACACCAAACATGAACTCTGATGCTGTATagattctgtttctgtttgaaagACATCCTtatgaacaaaaacattatATAATAATCCTTGGCATGATTTTTAGTGTTAATTCTACTAAATTAAGAATTTATTCAGcttcttttgtttaaatatactgtaatgcATTTGTCACAGAAAGCATATTAATGAACACAGTATGATCTGTTTTTAACTCAGCATCCCTTTCACCATCTGTGCCATATTGTCGCCTGGAGCAGTTCACTGAACTAGTTGTTTCTCCGAAGAACCGCCTGGGAATTTCCAACCTGAGAGGTTCTCCCATGAGAAGCGGAAAGAAGCAGAATTTTCAAAGAGAGCAAAATATGGAATGTTCTCCCTCGTCAGGAGAATCATTAGAAAGTATATCACCTGTTCATCAGAGCCACCAATGGGGTGGCATAGCTGACCTTAAGAGTATGCTGCATTATATGATGAAGGGTACCTACGACCCAGTTCAGAAACCACCACCTGTACCTGACATCCCCGCTGTCTTCACAGACTCTATCTACAGAGTGTGTGGTGCACCTCCAAGTTCTCTCCGCACAATGAGCCATGTGGCAACTTCCATGATTCACATATTTCCTCTGAGCCACAGATCGAACACTGGGTTTACTGGGGGACAGTCTTCAGTGACTTATGGCTTGCTCTCCAAAGTTCACTCCCCCAAAGAAAGAAGGGACAGAGccaaaaaggaaaaggagaaaaagaaagcaggAGATGCTAAAGCTGTGGGTGCTGCTGCTGCGAATGAGGGAGAGGAGATGAAAGCAGAGGAGGCTATGGTGGTCAGGGTGGTCTGCCATGATTTTGCAGGAAAGGAAAGATGCAACAATGGAGAGATCCACAGTGGAAGAGTGTGGGTGAGTGTGTTGTTTGATAGGATCCTGTGAGACAAACTGTGGTTCTTTTAAAGCAGCTCAGACCTCTGACTCACAGCTGGTATAAATGGTGTTTGTAGATTCCTCAGCCTCTGGCAGTCAGGTTGGACATCCTCCCACATTCATCCGTCAGAATTAAGCCAGTCAAATCAACTGTCAAAGTTGCCTCCTCAATTTGCCTGCAGCCCCTACAACAACCGGTGAGTCCTGAAGTAGCCATATGTACACATAGATAAGGGATTTAATTCACCTTCAGATCACTTTACTGCTAAATCTGCTAAATGTTTAATCTACCCATTACTTTATGTGAATCCTGATGGCCTCTGCTCAGCCTGAGGAAGGTGATGAGGAGATACGAACAGCTTTCCTCGACTGGCTGCACATTCAGATTCACGAACCTTTAGCCTGTCTGACGCCACGGTCTGGAAACGTCCTCCTACACGGAGACGATGGTGATTCATTTCTCTTTTACAAGTTGTTTAACAAGCACACTGATGGTTATGAAAAATACTGATTATCAAAGAGGAGTATTGTTATCCTTCCACTTTTTATCTTCCAGCAAAATTAGAGCTGTCTTTGACTGTGTTGAAACCGGAAACAGAGAGCGATCCTCCTGACCAGCTGTTTTTACTGTCACCTGCTGTCATCCAGAAGGAGGACATTCAGGTAGAGCCACAAATGTCTTTAAAGGGGCTCAAATAGTCAAATGGATGAACTGAATGCCATTCTTCTATGCATAACTGGTTCTGAAACCTTTTATGGTCTTCCTATGCTTTTAAAGTAGCTCTCACTGAGAAAGATGTTGAGTCATTTAATGCAGGTAATGCGTTCTCAGGAGAATTATTTGACCTAGATCTGGGGAAACTGAGGATTGTAGGGATCATTATGTCATCATTAAGATAAATAAGCACACTTTGGAAAAAATTAAGATGAAAGGTTGTTCAAATAATTTTCCTCCCCGTCTCCAGATTATATCAACATAGATTTCACACGAGCCTGCtcagataaaaagacaaaaaaaggatATACTTATGTATGTGATCTCCCTACAAATCATTACTTTTGGAGATTTTATAAATTTGTGGATTATTATAGATATTTCTTTGTCACACAGTGATTTCAAAAGAATATGTGACGTGTATATTAAAACCTACAGGTCAACAGAGAGCTGGTTGCTACATCAGCTATGAAAACCACGACCGAAATGACCGAACCGGAGCTGCCCTCCCTCAGTGTGCTTGGGTAAGAGTGTAGCCTGTGAGGTTTTTAATATGAAACCTTTTCCAGCATTGATTTTTGTCCCTAATCTTTATCCTTCATCTGTCCTCAGTGGTGTCGATGAGCTCGCTAGTACTGGATTTGAGTTTATCTCCCACAGCCTTCTGGGTAGTCCCCTTTCACAAGAGCTTGGCACTGCTGGGCGGGGACTCCAAGGTGGAGCTTTGCTCATCATTGGTGCCAAGGTATCTGTTTGTACAACAACAGCCATAGTAGCGCTGATAAGACTGATATTCCACTCACTCACCGTGTTGCTCTCCCCTCACAGGGAAGTGGAAAGAGCGCTCTGTCCCGAGCTCTCTGCCGAAAAGCCAGAGAACATCTTGATGCCCATGTGGAGGTGGTGGATTGCAAAAAACTACAAGGTTAACAGACGCTTCATGAACAGACATGTCAAAGAAAGCTAGTTAAATGTATTTGAGGgaatttctttctctctcctcaggTAAAAGGGCAGAAAAATTGAGACAGATCCTGCAGGATGTTTTTGAAGAGGCGGAGTGGAGGCAGCCTTCAGTCGTTCTTCTGGATGATTTGGACTACATCAGTGGGGCACCAACTTCACCAGAACGTGAGCAGGGCCCCGAGGCGCTGCTACAGCTGCACATTGCTCAAAGTAAAGCATTACATCattatttgtgtctgtgtgcgggGGGGGCATCTGATTTTATCTGTAATTATAGACGCCGTAGGCTGACTGCTCTCGTGTGTCTGCAGGTCTGAAGGATGTGGTGGATGAGGTGATCTTGTACTCCAGCCTGGTGTGTCTGATCATCACCAGCCAGAGTGAACATTCCCTGCATCCCTCCCTGACCGAGGTACAGGGGTCTCACTTCATTCAGGGCTTCGTTCGCATCCAGCCCCCAGACCAGGTTAACACACAGTTTACACGCCTGCGTACACAACGGTTCAGATGAACAGGTAAAGACACCAGATATGCTGTTTGTGATTGCCTGCAGGCTCAAAGATCAGAGATCCTGCGTCATGTGATCCTAAGAAGAGACCACTTATTGGAGGAGACGCTGCAGACTCTAGACCTGCCAGCTGTGGCCAAGGAAACTGAGGGCTACACACCCGAAGACTTGGTGCTACTGTTGGAGCGCGCCATTCATGCCAACACCGCACACCGGCGACACAGCGATCGGGGTACTGAAGGCTTTGGTTACTATGACGATAAACACGCAGCCGTTGTGTGTTAATTCATTTTCGCATGTTTGTTCCTCCTGTCCCTCAGGCGTGTGTCTGGCATGGAGGGACTTCGAGCAGGCGCTCAAGGGATTCACACCTCCTTCATTGTGGGGAGTTGACCTCCACACTCCAAGCGAAGTCGGGCTGGAGAGAGTAGGGGGGCTGAAGGAGGTGCGGCAGCAGCTCATGGACACCATACTGCTGCCTGCTAAGGTTGGAATCAGTCAGGAAATCAAGTCAATCTGTCAAAGTAAAACCCATTTATTGTCCAGGAAGTTCATtgtcagaaatttttttgaaagcTTTTGAATCACTtccaggagatttttttttttactctgactGCAGATGTTTGGTTTGTTACAGTATCCCATCCTCTTCTCTAATCTTCCCATCCGTCATCACTCTGGAGTCTTACTGTATGGAGCTCCTGGAACGGGGAAAACCTTGCTGGCCAGAGCTGTGGCCAAAGACAGCGGTATGAATTTCATCGGCATAAAGGTAGGCTGGGCTCAGGTTCTGGTGGTCtgtgctcctcttcatcagaacCACCCTTCAGTGATACAAGATTTTTACCTCTGCAGGGACCTGAACTTCTCAGTAAATACATTGGAGCCAGCGAGCAGGGAGTCCGCAATGTCTTCCAGAGGTGAGTGTTTTTACACTTATAACATACATCAGACTATAATCAATACTTTTAATGCATGACAGCAAATATCAAAGATTTGGCTATTCCATATATGGAAATAAAGTGTTATCCTGTGCTGTGTTTGCGTCAGGGCTCAAGCTGCCAAGCCGTGCATCCTGTTCTTTGATGAATTTGACGCTCTGGCTCCCAGGAGGGGCCACGACAACACAGGGGTCACCGACCGTGTGGTCAACCAACTTCTCACCCAGATGGATGGGGTGGAGGGGCTGCAGGGTCGGTCAT of the Antennarius striatus isolate MH-2024 chromosome 14, ASM4005453v1, whole genome shotgun sequence genome contains:
- the clxn gene encoding calaxin, which gives rise to MSEISAMSRKLIQTVAETISKQVEHFSKTEIECLIREYKILLGEPTVPGRAVNGLDRGKFRSMLHNMFGMTDDMIMDGVFRTFDKDNDSFVSMNEWIEGLSVFLRGTLDEKIKYCFHVYDLNGDNYISREEMFHMLKNSLVRQPTEEDPDEGIRDLVEITLKKMDHDHDGRLSFADFEKAVREENLLLEAFGTCLPDSMSIETFEQHVFQVDIL
- the rbm48 gene encoding RNA-binding protein 48 → MAAPDRKASGCWVVPEVYKHHEQKKVCISRPKYRDGRKAKAVKVYTINLESRYLMIQGVPAIGVMEELIQLCALYGAVEEYRPLDEYPSEEFTEVYLVKFQKLTSARAAKRHMDEKSFFGGVLHVCYVPEYESVGDIKMKLQDRRRYVIRAVQNIAREKQQEEAVNKESTSSEANITSETAITSTKTSQHDATGEAPHISHYSSFPLLPQPPRELNYYGNKNPHGTPPTEDKMGTLHNAITNTKEQQPVPGSSSSQTSADTGAEHKRTSNQSSTVRFVPRNTHMENRKHKMEEAVDCSLTDVTRNSEPFIGPKLPEPSKVDMEDESLNTTVSLIRNTMKQVESRPDLKPVEKKLKPRRRI